The Calothrix sp. PCC 7507 DNA segment GTTCGCTACCTCTCGGATATGAGACGTTAAACCAAAGGCTTCCATCAGCAGCAACACAGCAGGCTGGCTCTCAGGCTCAGTTGACCCATACAGGAAGGCGGGCATTTGTCCGTCGGGTGTGGGAATCATCACTTGTATCGGCTCAATTTGCATTTTTTCTCTCCCTCAATTGATTGAGAATTGGCAAAAAAGTCACAAAAAACACGCTCGTCTAGAAATATTTCAGTAAAATCAGGGTTTCGGCTATGTCTACTATAAAGCGATGGCTGCGCTAAAGCGAAGCGCGTAATGCATCCTATTGCCGTGGCGATCGCACTACAATTGATCGAGCAGCATATCGTATTCCGCATGAGATCCAACCCAAAACCAGATTACAGTATCTTCTTCTGACCAACAGCACGATAATCCTTGTTGATGCGCGCAGAGTAAATGGGTAATTTTGGATGGATTTTCTTAAATCGCAAGCTGGGATAGCTCGGATCTTGCTTAAACTGCCGATAGGCTTGGCGAGTCTGCTCCTGAACTGACTTTGGAAGATCGGCAAACAGTTTACGAAACTGGGCAGTAGTACGAGATTTCACAACGTTTCTGGGTTTAATTCCTGAGTTTTGCCTGCCCGGTATTCTGTCATTGCTTCGGCTGCCAATTGAGCTAACAAATTTGGGGAACGGGCAAAAGACTCGTCCCATCGCCGTTCATCTTCAAGTTCTTCCAGAATTAGGGTGGCGATCGCATCTTGCTGGTCAGTAGGCAAGGTTTTCAATCGAGTGATCGCCTGCTCAAGTCGCTCAGTCATCATGAAAATATGCTTCTTTGCAGGAGATGTTTCAATTATCGCGTATTGGTCGAGAACTGGGAAACCTGAACACTACAAACGTAAATCATTGCGATCGCTGTTCATGGAATGATGCAATTCGGATTTATTGATTAGTCTGCCCAAATCTAGCAGATCATCCATAAACTCTAGGATGCGTTACGCTGTTGCTTTAGCGCAGCCATGCCCGCAGGGCTATACGCATTCTACAAGATCGGCGATCGCACTAGCCTCAAAAATTCAGTGATCGCTCACAAATATCTCAGCTATGGGCGATCGCTCATTCTTCCCAAATAGTTTGTTAAGAAGTTGTCTAACCGTCAACAGACAGTAGAATAAGTAGTATTAGGGTGAACGGGTGATCAGCCGTAGATTGGGAATTTCTAGGAAGTCTTTGATGTTGTGAGTGACTAGCAGTAAGTCGTAGCGTAGAGATGTTGCAGCAATCCAGGCATCTTGGGGCGAAATTGGTCGTCCTACGCTTTGTCGATAAGCACGAACCTGTGCCCATTCTCGACAAAGAGGTTGATCCACTGGAATAATTAGGTAATTCGAGAGGTATTGTTCTAACTGGGTGAGACGACGATCGCCCCACCGACGTAAGATTGCCCACTGAAATAATTCAGCGACACTCATGAATGACAATGCCAATTCCTGACCACTCAAAAGTGGTAGGTAAGGGTCAGCATAATCACTACCTTTGAGGATGAAGGAAGCAATGTCTGTATCAATCAGAACAAGACTCATGGGAGTTTAGTTAGATTGCCTCTTGGCGCTGTTGTCGCACAAAGGTAAGAAAATCTTCAATAGAGTCTTCTTCCGGCCAAAAATCGGCCGCCAGGCCTTGGAGGTGATCAACAGTTGTGGGAGAATGGTTAGCAAGTAACTGCTTTAGCGTAGTACCTTGTAAAAACTGAGTACTCAGGGTTGTAAAATCGGGTTGAGAATTTGAGAATGAATTGCTTTGGGTGAGGATTTGTAGCAGTTGTTGGCACTCTGTAGATGAGAGTAGTTGGATGGCAGCGATCGCGGCTTCAAATTGTGGAGTCATAGTCTAGTTTTGTAGTTGTCTGCTTCTATGCTATTTGAATTCGGGTGCGATCGCCCCTCCAACTCATGCTTAAAACTGAGCGCCCAATATTGTAGGATGTGTTAGCGCCAGCGTAACGCATCCCCAAAATCCTCATCTAATAAGGGCATCAACTCTTGCTCCATTCCCCAATCAACCGAGTAAATACCCTGTGCGACATATCGGTGAAAACTGGAATATTTCCAATCAATTGCTTGCTGACATAACCCATGCTTGACTGGATTGTAATGGATATAATCACAATGCTGTACAAAATCATCATCGTCTCGAATCCAATGTTCCCAAAATCGTCGCTGCCAAAGATTGCTCTCTCTGCGGTTTTGCCGTGATTCACTCCGGTTTGCCTGCAACTGTAGGGCAGATGCTCCTTGCTTGGTGACATCGCTTTTAATCAAGCGCCAACGAGTTGCATAATCACTATCATTGTGTGGTAAAGTCCAGATGCAGTGGATGTGGTCAGGTAACAATACAATGGCATCGATGGCAAATGGATATTTTTCACGCACCTTGAGAAATGCAGCGCGCAGCAAAGGAGGAGCAACATCCGTACAAAGCCACGGTTGTCTTTGATGTGTTACCTGGGTAAAGAAATAGGTTCCGCCCTCAATCCTGCTTCTGCGGTAGCTGGTCATTGAATGATACTATTGGGATTTGTTGATTAGTTTGCCCAAATTTAGCAGAGCATTAATAATTTGGTGATGCGTTACGCTATCGCTAACGCATCCTACGAGATTGGCGATCGCACTAAGGAAACCCAGTCTACAGGACAGCAATCACTCTATTGAGGAATTTTGATATCATCGATAAAAACTCCTCCCTCAAGCACTTCCCATGTTTTAAGCCGAGATCCATCTAAACGAAGCAATGTAAATCTACTGGTTTGAGTCCACCCTGCAAGGCTAGTGTATGGTTGGCATTTTACTAATCGCCTAATTTCCTGTTCATTATGTCTAGAAAGGGAGGTCGATGTTGAATAACCTAAAGAAAGGCTAGCTGAAGCCGTTAAACTAAAAGAGGTTTCTGAGCTAACTTCGCCACTCACCTTACCAAAGCCAGGAATTTTAGTTTCTGCACCGACCTTTGCACCGATTGTCTGTTCAAGAGTGTTGGCCACTTCTAGACCTGTAGTCTTGCTGAAATTTTCAGATTCTTCGGTCGTAAATCCTGCTCGAATCGTCACTTCATATTCTTGCTCTGAAGCTGTATTGTTGTACGTAAAGTACTGATCATTCAGTGTGTAGCAAACTTCGCGAGATAACAAGTAGTAAGGAGAATTCTGAACCTGCCAAGCCGGATTGTTATCATTGACCATGAAATACGGTAATAGGAATGGTTTTCCTACAGGCTTCCAATTTCTAGAACTTTGAGGTTTTTGTGGACTTGTTAAAGCGGGAAACTCAGAAGGATCAGCAGCAGCAGGTTGAGAAAGAATTGCTTGAACTTTGTTCACACCGTCAATCGTCACATCGCCAACCTTCTCGATAATAAACCTCTCATTATCACCGCCATCGGATTTATACTGCAAAACCTTAGCGCCATTGTCTTTGCTTTCTCCTGAGATGTCCAATATCTTACCGCTGTGTTTTGCTCGAATGTAGAAGGTATTGGATTGACCTGAAACTGGATTTAACTCAAAGAGTTGATTGTCGCCACCACTCCAAGAATATTGAACAACTGGTTCTGATTCTGAGATGGAAAAATTAGGTATATGTATAACCTTCCCACTAGCCAAACTTGCAATCACAAAGTACCTACCAACATCATCAACCGGAAAAATTAAAAACTTTTGATTGATACCATCGCCATAGTTCCACTGTTGGAGGGGTGCATTATCGTCCTTCATCTTCTCAGATGGAATGTCCAGAACCTTGCCACTATGCTTCGCAGTAATCTTAAAAATGCTACCTTGGAAAAACTTTGTGTCCATTAGAGTATCCCCCTGTTATTACTTGTGAGAACGCCAATATCTAGATCAATAAGGGCGTACCTTAGAAGTGAGATTTATGACTTAGCACTCAGTATTTAGAGTTGTTTAAGACACTATCAAAACTCCGGGGTGCAGTCTTTACAGAAAAGTATGGAGTTGTAGTATGCAAAGTATGGTTTGATGAAAATGTATACTTTGCTCAAGCTGGGAAATATATGGAGTTTGAACAGGCATAAGCAATCGCCAATCATGCTTTCAATAACAAAAGTGCTCGACCCCTACGTTACTCAAAAGGCGATCGCGCAGAGCGCCCACGAAGCGATCGCAAAACCAATTTAACCTAGAGAATCGGTGAGATGTGCCCAAAAGCATGGCGGACAAACAGACGAAACTAATTTGGCACTAGCCTGTACGATTTGCAACAAGATAAGCGATCGCTTTCTTTAGGTGATGAATCTTAACAATCTATCAAAACTCTAGTATGGATTTGAGTAAGGAAAGTATGGTTTAATTTAGCCTATATAAACTAAAATTCCTGCAAAAATGGCATAAATATGGAGTTTGAACAGGCACTGGCGATCGCCAATCATGCTGTCAATCAAAAACTCGCTAGAACCCTCTCTGAGGTGGAAATTGCGCTTTTGTTTGGTGCCTGGAACAACTTGACATATGAGCAAATCGCCGAGCGTTCAGGGTATTCTATTAACTACTTACAGCGAGATATTGGCCCTAAATTCTGGCAGTTCCTGAGTTATGATCTGGGTCGCAAAGTTAACAAGAAAAATCTGCGCGGCATTCTGTCCCAAATTAATGCACCAATCCCCAATTGCCAACCGCAAAACCAACGTTCTGTAGATTGGGGCGAGGCGATTAATGTTTCTCATTTCTGCGGTCGTGAAGAAGAGATAGAAAAGCTGACGCAGTGGATAATTGAAGAACGCTGTCGCCTGATTGCGCTGGTGGGAATGGGCGGTATTGGTAAAAGTGCTTTGGCTGCCAAAGTCTCTCAATTGGTACAAGCAGACTTTGAATTTGTAATTTGGCGCAGTCTCCGTAACGCCCCACCCTTAGAAACTTTGTTGGCTGAACTAGTTCCTTTCCTTTCCCAGCAGCAAGACATCCAAGCAAAACCAGAACGGTTGCTGTACTGGTTGCAAACCCATCGCTGTCTGGTGATTTTCGATAATCAAGATACTCTCTTACAACCAGGCGAACACGCTGGCAATTATCAACCCAATTTTACCAACTATGGTGAATTGTTTCGGTTGCTGGGGGAAGCGAGTCATCAAAGTTGTATTTTCCTGACTAGCCGGGAGAAATCAACAGAAGTGGCGATATTTGAAGATTGGAATGGCGGAGTGCGATCGCTTGCTTTACAAGGTTCCTGGGAAGCATGTCTGGCATTAATTGACTCTAAAGGACTAGTGGGAAGTGAGGCTCAAAAACGCTCCCTGTGCCAGTTGTATCGTTGCAATCCCCTGGCATTGAAAATGGTTGCCACTTCAATTCAGAGTTTGTTTGATGGAGAAATTGCCGTCTTTTTGTCAACAGAAACTCCGATATTTAACGGGATTCGTCGCTTACTCGATCAGCAATTTCAGCGGTTATCATCTCTAGAACAAACCATCATGTATTGGTTGGCGATTAATCGCGAATGGACTGCGATCGCTGAACTACAAGCAGATATTATCCCTGCGGTTTCTCGTGCCAGTTTGTTGGAGTCCCTGGAATCGCTCACATGGCGCAGTTTCATTGAAAAGCGATCGGGCGAATATACACAACAGCCTGTGATTATGGAATATGTCACAGACTGTTTAATTCACCCGCTTGCCACTGAATTGTTAATGGTGCAAACATCATTTTTCAACCATTATGCACTTTTAAAAACAACTGTTTTAGAATATATCCGCGAAAGTCAAATTCGCTTAATTTTACAACCACTCATTGAACAATTAAAAGCTGCATTTCACAAAAATTCTAAACGATTAGAGCAGCATTTGCAATCTGTTTTGCTGGTATTACGTACTGATTCAGAATCAACCTTTGGTTATGGAGTGGGGAACTTTATTAACCTGTGTCTGCGCCTGCAAATTGACCTCACTGGCTATGACTTTTCCCATCTGAAAATTCGCCACGCAGATTTCCGGGGTGTGCGGTTAAAAGATGTCAATTTTCAATTTGCTCATTTTGCTCAATCTACCTTTACTCAAGTCTTCACGAGTGGAATGTGGGGAAAATTTAGCCCTGATGGGCAGCGCCTTGCTGTCGGGGATACCAAAGGAGAACTGCATATTTGGCAGGTGGAAGGGATGCAGCCATTAATGTCGATCCAGGCACATCAAGGCTGGGTTTTGGGAGCTGATTGGCATCCTGATGGCACAATGTTAGTTAGCGGTGTTGATCAAGCAGTTAGCCTTTGGGATGCCCGCACGGGTCAAAAACTGCGGGACTTACACGGCTATAACAGTTGCATTTTGGCATTAGCCTGGAGTCCCGACGGTAAGTATGTAGCCTGTGGAGGGCAACATTCCTTGCTTGTGGTTTGGAATGCTACAACCGGAGAGCGTTTGACTGAGCTTGGAAGCAACTCTGGCGATCAGAGTTGCTGGATTCCGAGTCTGGCATGGTTACCGGATGGGGCAGTGCTGGCAGCAGGCTATACAGATCACACGATTAAATTTTGGGATGTGGTGACTGGCGAGTGCATTCGCGTAATTTCAGACCATGAAAATTGGGTTTTGTCTGTGGCAATGCATCCCAATGGCAAAATCCTCGCCAATAGTGGGTATGATAAAACCGTCAAACTTTGGGATTGGCAAACGGGAGAATGTTTGCAAGTAGTTAACACCCAAGAGCTTTTTCATCGCCTAACCTGGAGTCCGGATGGCGAAAGACTAGCAGGGGGAAGTATCAATGGTTATGTTGTCAACCTGTGGGATCGCTCTCTGCAATGTCTAAAAGTGTTGCAGGGACATGAAAACTGGGTTTGGTCAGTTTCTTGGAGTCCTGATAGCAGAACCCTTGTCAGCGCATCTTTCGATCAGGTGATTAAATTGTGGAATACGCAAACGGGGCAATGTGTCAAAACCTTGCGCGGCTACAGTAATTCTTCCTGGTGTGTCCGGTGGAGTAACGATGGCATTCTTCTGTTGAGCGCTAGCACTAACCATACTGTGCAACTGTGGGATAGTCAAACAGGGGAATGTTTGAGAGTCTTTTATGGACATACCAACGGAGTATTATTTGTTGCCTGGAGTCCAGACGAACGCTTGATGGCAAGTTGTAGTGCAGATACCACAGTTCGCATTTGGGATGTGCAGACGGGGCAATGCTTACAGGTGTTGCAGGGACATCAGGGTTGGGTAAGGACTGTCGCCTGGGGTCGGGATGAAAATTGTCTGATTAGTTGCGCCGATGATGGAACGGTAAAACTTTGGGATACTCATTCTGGGCAATGTTTATTAACGCTGTCAGGGCACAGTAGTCTGGTAAATTCCGTTGCTTGGTTTCCTGTAGGCAATCAGCTTGCCAGTGGAGGTTTTGATGGAACTATTCGGTTTTGGGATTTAAGCCTGGGTGTTTGTTCTCGTGTCATTTCTGTGGGTCGTTTCGTCGGTAGCGTTGCCTTTAGTCCAGACGGCAAAACCTTGCTTAGTGGAGACTACGAAGGTGTAGTTCAACTTTGGGATGTGGCCTGTGGAGAGTGTTTAAAAACCTTCCTGGGGCATATGAATG contains these protein-coding regions:
- a CDS encoding type II toxin-antitoxin system VapC family toxin; translation: MSLVLIDTDIASFILKGSDYADPYLPLLSGQELALSFMSVAELFQWAILRRWGDRRLTQLEQYLSNYLIIPVDQPLCREWAQVRAYRQSVGRPISPQDAWIAATSLRYDLLLVTHNIKDFLEIPNLRLITRSP
- a CDS encoding HNH endonuclease, which translates into the protein MRCAQKHGGQTDETNLALACTICNKISDRFL
- a CDS encoding transposase — its product is MTSYRRSRIEGGTYFFTQVTHQRQPWLCTDVAPPLLRAAFLKVREKYPFAIDAIVLLPDHIHCIWTLPHNDSDYATRWRLIKSDVTKQGASALQLQANRSESRQNRRESNLWQRRFWEHWIRDDDDFVQHCDYIHYNPVKHGLCQQAIDWKYSSFHRYVAQGIYSVDWGMEQELMPLLDEDFGDALRWR
- a CDS encoding RICIN domain-containing protein, whose translation is MDTKFFQGSIFKITAKHSGKVLDIPSEKMKDDNAPLQQWNYGDGINQKFLIFPVDDVGRYFVIASLASGKVIHIPNFSISESEPVVQYSWSGGDNQLFELNPVSGQSNTFYIRAKHSGKILDISGESKDNGAKVLQYKSDGGDNERFIIEKVGDVTIDGVNKVQAILSQPAAADPSEFPALTSPQKPQSSRNWKPVGKPFLLPYFMVNDNNPAWQVQNSPYYLLSREVCYTLNDQYFTYNNTASEQEYEVTIRAGFTTEESENFSKTTGLEVANTLEQTIGAKVGAETKIPGFGKVSGEVSSETSFSLTASASLSLGYSTSTSLSRHNEQEIRRLVKCQPYTSLAGWTQTSRFTLLRLDGSRLKTWEVLEGGVFIDDIKIPQ
- a CDS encoding NB-ARC domain-containing protein, which encodes MEFEQALAIANHAVNQKLARTLSEVEIALLFGAWNNLTYEQIAERSGYSINYLQRDIGPKFWQFLSYDLGRKVNKKNLRGILSQINAPIPNCQPQNQRSVDWGEAINVSHFCGREEEIEKLTQWIIEERCRLIALVGMGGIGKSALAAKVSQLVQADFEFVIWRSLRNAPPLETLLAELVPFLSQQQDIQAKPERLLYWLQTHRCLVIFDNQDTLLQPGEHAGNYQPNFTNYGELFRLLGEASHQSCIFLTSREKSTEVAIFEDWNGGVRSLALQGSWEACLALIDSKGLVGSEAQKRSLCQLYRCNPLALKMVATSIQSLFDGEIAVFLSTETPIFNGIRRLLDQQFQRLSSLEQTIMYWLAINREWTAIAELQADIIPAVSRASLLESLESLTWRSFIEKRSGEYTQQPVIMEYVTDCLIHPLATELLMVQTSFFNHYALLKTTVLEYIRESQIRLILQPLIEQLKAAFHKNSKRLEQHLQSVLLVLRTDSESTFGYGVGNFINLCLRLQIDLTGYDFSHLKIRHADFRGVRLKDVNFQFAHFAQSTFTQVFTSGMWGKFSPDGQRLAVGDTKGELHIWQVEGMQPLMSIQAHQGWVLGADWHPDGTMLVSGVDQAVSLWDARTGQKLRDLHGYNSCILALAWSPDGKYVACGGQHSLLVVWNATTGERLTELGSNSGDQSCWIPSLAWLPDGAVLAAGYTDHTIKFWDVVTGECIRVISDHENWVLSVAMHPNGKILANSGYDKTVKLWDWQTGECLQVVNTQELFHRLTWSPDGERLAGGSINGYVVNLWDRSLQCLKVLQGHENWVWSVSWSPDSRTLVSASFDQVIKLWNTQTGQCVKTLRGYSNSSWCVRWSNDGILLLSASTNHTVQLWDSQTGECLRVFYGHTNGVLFVAWSPDERLMASCSADTTVRIWDVQTGQCLQVLQGHQGWVRTVAWGRDENCLISCADDGTVKLWDTHSGQCLLTLSGHSSLVNSVAWFPVGNQLASGGFDGTIRFWDLSLGVCSRVISVGRFVGSVAFSPDGKTLLSGDYEGVVQLWDVACGECLKTFLGHMNGRIYSVAWSADGNKIASTCTGKTVRIWNVGTGDCEQIIQGENHGLSLHWHPVKDLLAIAFLEQPIQIWDVQTGKTVQTLKRQLPYEGVNITGVTGISEAQKANLKVLGATK